AATGACGGTGATTCGGTAGTGTTCTTCAACTTCCGTCCGGACCGTGCAAGAGAGATCACAAGAGCCTTCTGTGATGATGAGTTTGCAGGATTTGACAGGGGCAGCAGGCGAAACCTCACGTATGTGTGCTTCACGGATTATGATGATACGATTCAGAATAAACTGGTGGCATTCCACAAAGTGAGCATAGAGAATACATTTGGTCAGTATCTGGCAGCAAACCATATGACACAGGCGAGGATTGCGGAGACTGAAAAATACGCGCATGTGACCTTTTTCTTTAACGGAGGCATCGAAGAGCCGAATGAGGGAGAAGAGCGTATTCTGGTAAAATCGCCGAAGGTTCCGACGTATGATATGCAGCCGGAGATGAGCGCATATGAGGTGTGCGACCGTCTGGTGGAAGCGATCAGATCCGGGAAGTATGATGTGATCATCATTAACTTTGCGAATCCGGATATGGTTGGACATACCGGAGTGGAGGATGCTGCGATCAAGGCGGTAGAAGCGGTGGATGCATGCGTAGGACGTGCGGTGGATGCGGTGAAAGAAGTGAACGGACAGATGTTTATCTGTGCAGACCACGGCAATGCCGAGCAGCTGGTGGACTATGAGACTGGCGAACCGTTTACCGCCCATACGGTAAACCCGGTTCCGTTTATACTGGTAAACGCAGAACCGTCGTATGGACTGCGTGAGGGCGGCTGTCTGGCTGATATCGCCCCGACGCTGATCGAACTGATGGGGATGGAACAGCCGAAAGAAATGACAGGAAAAAGCCTGTTGACAAAAGATAACTGATACAAAAGATAAGAATCGAAGGAGATTGCCGCAGTGGTAGTCTCCTTTTCTCTACGGCAAAAGATGGCAGGATATGACATGATAGCAGGAGGAATAATATGAATCAGTTTTTTGGACAGTATCTTGAGAACATTGTACCCGTAACATTCAGACTCCGGACGCCGGATCAGAATCAGGTATTTGGAGACGGAGAACCTGAGTTTACGGTAACGCTGAAGGAAGACATCAGCAGGAAAGAGCTTCTGACAAGTACGTCACTTGCGCTGGGTGACGCGTATACAAAGGGAACGCTGGAGGTAGACAAGGACCTGTATCACGTGCTGGACAGCTTTATGGGACAGATGGGTAAATTTACCACCGACCATCAGATGCTGAAAAAGCTGTTGTTTACATCCCTGGGCAGGAAAAACCAGAAGGAAGAAGTATCTTCACACTATGATATCGGAAATGATTTTTACAGACTCTGGCTGGATGAGTCCATGAGCTATTCCTGCGCTTATTTCAAACGCGATTCGGACACTCTGTATGAGGCACAGCTCAATAAGGTACATCATATACTGGAAAAGCTTCACCTTCAGGAGGGAATGACACTCCTTGACATTGGATGCGGATGGGGATTCCTTCTGAAAGAAGCGGCTAAGAAGTATAAGGTTAAGGGTCTGGGAATCACGTTAAGCCAGGAGCAGCATGATAAATTTCAGGAGGATATCGAACGCGAAGGTCTTGGGGATATGCTTCGGATTGAACTGATGGATTACCGGGATCTGAAAACATCCGGAAAACAGTTTGACCGGGTGGTGAGCGTCGGCATGCTGGAACACGTAGGACGCGGTAATTATGAGACATTTATAGAAAATGTAGATGCGGTATTGAAACCGGGCGGACTGTTCCTGCTGCATTATATCAGTGCGCAAAAGGAACATCCGGGCGATGCCTGGATTCGAAAGCATATTTTTCCCGGGGGAACCATCCCGAGTCTCCGGGAAATCATCAATATTCTGCCGGATTTTAATCTCTATACGCTTGATGTGGAGAGCCTGCGCCGGCATTACAACAAAACGCTGCTGTGCTGGCGTGAGAATTTTCTGAACCACAGGGAGGAAGTCGTCGAACTGAAAGGGGAGGAGTTTACAAGAATGTGGGAACTGTATCTGGCCTCCTGCGCGGCTACATTTCACAATGGGATCATCGACCTGCACCAGATCCTGATGTCAAAAGGGGTCGCCAATGATCTTCCGATGACGCGCATCGTATAAAAATACGCGGCGCAGGTAATACTAGCTGCATCAATATGTAGGAGGTTATTTCATGTATCGCTATTTACCGATTCGACGGATTTACGCAAGAGAAGTTCTGGATTCCAGAGGCAATCCAACCGTTGAGGTGGACGTTACGGTAGGAGAAGGCATCGTGGGGATCGATGGATATACAGGAAGAGCGCTGGTTCCGTCAGGCGCATCTACCGGGAAATTTGAGGCACTGGAATTGCGTGACGGAGAAGAGCGTTACTGCGGATTGGGTGTACAAAAAGCGGTGGATAACGTCAACGGACGGATCGCGGAGGCGATCTTAGGAGAGAATGCCCTGAATCAGGCGTATATTGATCATCTTCTGATCGAGACTGACGGGACAGAAAATAAGAGCAGCCTGGGTGCGAACGCCGTACTCGGCGTCTCCATGGCTGTGGCGAGAGCAGCGGCGGCAGCCCTCAGGCTCCCGCTGTACCAGTATCTGGGCGGCGTATATACGAGGAGGATGCCGGTTCCGATGATGAATATCCTGAACGGAGGAAAACATGCGGACAATACGGTAGACCTTCAGGAGTTCATGATCGTACCTGTAAAAGCGTTCAGCTTTCATGAGGCGCTTTCCATGGGAAGCGAGATCTATCACGCCTTAAAACGGCTGCTCAAAGACCGCGGTCTTTCCACAGCTGTCGGAGATGAGGGCGGATTCGCACCGGATCTGAAGAGCTCAGCGGATGCTCTGGAACTGATCGTGGATGCCATAAAAGAGGCGGGATATGAGCCGGGTGAGGAAGTCGGAATCGCCATCGATGCGGCTGCAAGCGAACTGTATGATGAGGAGCGCGGTGTTTACAGTTTTCCGGGTGAGAGCTGTACGCACAACGAGGAGATCACCAGGGATTCCGATGAGATGATCCAATATTATGAGGAGCTGATGGACCTGTATCCGATCCTCTCGATTGAAGACGGACTGCATGAAGATGACTGGGATGGATGGAAAAAAATGACAGACCGGCTTGGAGGCAGGATACAGCTTGTCGGGGATGACCTTTTTGTGACATGCAGCAAACGCCTCGGCTGCGGAATCAAGCTGGAGGTCGCAAATGCGATCCTTGTGAAGGTCAACCAGATCGGAACACTCTCAGAGGCAATGGATGCAGTTGTCACAGCACAGCAGGCGGGGTACCGTGCGGTGATCTCACACCGTTCCGGCGAGACGGAGGACAGCTTTATCGCCGACCTTGCGGTGGCAACGAGAGCAGGGCAGATTAAAACGGGAGCACCTTGCAGAACCGACCGCAATGCGAAGTATAACCAGCTGCTGAGGATCGAAGAGTACCTTGGAAAAATAGCGGAATACCAGAACCCCTTTTTATAATATAGGAAACATCGTATCCTATATTATAAAAACCCTCCGGGGGATCGCACAGCGGCAGAGAGGAAGAAGTCGCTTGCGTGACCAGCCGCAGGCGGAGATTGCGCTTTGGTGCAATCTTTATGATAAAGAATTGTAAATATGTGTTGAATTCCCCTCTTTCCTGTGGTAAAATAATTCCAGTCGACTGCAGGAGGTGTAGAAGTGGATATTTTAAGAATCATTCTTACAATATTATTTGTAATTGATTGTATAGGCTTATCGGTGGTAGTTCTGATGCAGGAGGGAAAGAGCCAGGGTCTTGGTGCAATTTCCGGTATGGCAGACACCTACTGGGGCCAGAATAAGGGTCGTTCCATGGAAGGTGCGCTTGTAAGAGCAACGAAAATCATGGCGGTTCTGTTTATCGTACTGTCAATTGTATTAAACATGAAATTTTAAAAAAAGGACACTCTTGTTTTATACAAGAGTGTTTTTTCGTCGGAGGAAGCGTGAATAAAAAAGAATTAAAGAAGAGAAAAAAACTGATCTATGAGCTGATAAGTTCCAAAGAATATCAACCCATGCGAGCGAAAGAAATCGCATCCCTGCTGCAGATTCCCAAGCCTCTCAGGAAGGAGTTATCCGCAGTACTGGATGCCCTGACAGAGGACGGAATGATCACCGTGAGCAAGCAGGGAAAATACCGAAAAGCAAAAGAACGGAAATACGGGCCGAAACAGGAGAAGAAAAGTAATCTGACAACAGGTGTTTTCATCGGGCATCCGAGAGGTTATGGATTTGTCGAGCTGGAGGATCGGGACCAGGATGATATCTACATTCCGGAAAACAATGTAAACGGGGCGTTCCACCAGGATAAAGTGGAAATTCAGATTTCCGGATGTGTAAATGGAAAGAGGCGTGAGGGACAGGTTCTCCGCGTATTGGAGCGCGGCATCACAGAAGTTGTCGGCACATTCGAGAAAAGCAGGCATTACGGGTTTGTCGTCCCGGACAACGCAAAAATGCAGCAGGATATCTTTATTCCGCAGGAGCATGGAATGAATGCACAGGACGGTGATAAGGTCGTTGTGCAGATCACCAGCTACGGAAGCAGGAATAAAAGTCCGGAAGGACGCATAAAAGAAGTATTAGGGAAAAGCACCGATCCGGGAATCGATGTACTCTCGGTCGCCAGAAGTTATGGGCTGCCCATGGAGTTTCCTGCCAGAGTGCTGCAGCAGGCCGGCAGGATTTTACCGATATTACAGGACGGTGACTTTTCCGGAAGAAAAGATCTGCGCCATCTGATGTGTGTGACCATCGACGGCGAAGACGCAAAGGATCTGGATGATGCCATTACCCTGGCAAAGACGGAAGACGGATACGAACTGGGCGTACACATAGCGGATGTGACGAATTACGTGCAGGAAAACAGTGCATTGGACCGGGAAGCACTGAAACGGGGAACCAGTGTTTATCTCGTGGATCGTGTGATACCGATGCTTCCGAAAGAGCTGTCCAACGGCATCTGTTCTTTGAACCAGGGCGAGGACAGGCTGGCACTCAGCTGTCTGATGTCCCTGAATGAGAAAGGAAAGCTGAAAAGCCATGAGATCGCCGAGACTGTAATCCGCGTAGACCGCAGAATGACATACACGGCGGTTCAGCAGATACTGGAAGGTGATAAGGAACAGCAGGAAGCGTATCAGGAGTTTGTGCCGATGTTTTTCTGCATGGAGGAGCTCTCGAAGCTGCTTCGCGCCAGAAGAGAGAAGCGGGGATCAATCGACTTTGATTTTCCGGAGAGCAAGGTGCTGCTTGATGAGGCGGGTCATCCTGTGGCTGTGAAGCCATATGAGCACAATACAGCGACTAAGATCATCGAAGACTTTATGCTTCTTGCAAATGAAACCGTGGCGTCAGAATACCATGACAGGGAACTGCCGTTTGTGTACCGGATCCATGAGGAACCGGATGCAGACAGAATGGAAGGGGTGCTTGCCTTCCTCCGGGCTAATCAGATTCCGGTCCAGAAAGCAAAGCATACCGTCAGTCCCAAAGAAGTTCAGAAAATACTGCAGAGTATAGATGGAATGCCGCTGGAACCCATGGTCAGCAGACTGCTGCTGCGCTCGATGAAGCAGGCGTGTTATTCCGTGGAGGACGCCGGACATTTTGGTTTGGCGGCGGAACACTACTGCCATTTTACATCGCCGATCAGGCGCTATCCGGATCTGCAGATTCATCGAATCATCAAAGATGTGATCCGGGGCAGAATGGGGCAGGAGCGGACGCATCATTATGAGCTTCTGCTGGATGACGTCGCTTCAAAATCGAGTATGCTGGAACGGCGTGCGGAGGAAGTGGAGCGTGAGACGATCAAACTGAAGAAGGCGGAATATATGAGCAGCCATATCGGAGAGACCTTCGAAGGCGTCATATCCGGTGTCACCGGATGGGGTATTTACGTCGAACTCGGCAATACGATCGAGGGACTTGTCTCCATGAATTCCATGTGGGACGATTATTATATTTATGATGAAGCCGCGCATCAGCTGGTCGGTGAGGCTTCCCAAAAAATATATCGCCTGGGACAGGCCGTGCGCGTCATCGTAGAAGATGCGGATGTTGTAACGAAGACAGTAGATTTCAGATTGGCAGAAGGAATGGAAAAAAGAAATGGGGAAGGAAACAGGCAATCGTCTGATTGCGAATAATAAGAAAGCGTACCACGATTATTTCATCGAAGAGAAGTATGAGGCGGGCATTTCCCTGCATGGAACGGAGGTAAAATCCCTTCGTATGGGTAAATGCAGCATCAAAGAATCCTTTTTAAAGATTGAAAACGGCGAACTGTTTATCTATGGGATGCATGTCAGTCCGTATGAAAAGGGCAATATTTTTAATAAAGATCCGCTGCGTGTGAAGAAGCTTCTGATGCATCGTACAGAAATCAGCAAGCTGCAGGGTCAGATCGCGGAAAAGGGATATACGCTGGTGCCGCTGCAGGTGTACTTTAAAGGCAGCCTGGTAAAGGTGCAGATCGGTCTTGCCAAAGGTAAGAAAATGTATGACAAACGCCAGGATATTGCCAAAAAAGATCAGAGACGGGAAGCAGAGCGTGATTTTAAAGTAAAAAACCTTTATTAGGGCATTGACTTTATGTAAACTTGGTGGTATATTGTATATGATAAAACACGTCTGCAGCCGGTAAAGCATTCGGGGTAGTACCGGTTTCGACGGGGGTCTTGAAGATGGAGAAGCTATCCGTACGCGATGCGTCAAATCGCAAAACTTAAATTTAAACGCAGACGAAAACGTAGCGTTAGCAGCCTAGTTGCTGCTCGTCAGCCCTTGTGCACTCACACATGAGGAATCTGGCGCCGATCTTGTGAGAAACGATGCGGGCAAAGCTTTGAGCCTGTAGGCGTAATATGAAGCTACCAAAACCATCAGGGTGTCTGTTTCCGGGTGGCGGAGGGAATGTCAAAGAACAGACTATGATAGTAGAAGTACATGGGATAGATTTTCGGACACGGGTTCAACTCCCGTCTACTCCATAAAATATCTACCGACAAACTTTAATACAAAATAGCGCTCCCGTTCGGAGGGCTATTTTTGTATATATATCTAAAAAGTGCGTAAATATGGGGATTTTTTGCTTCGTCCTTTTGCTGTCCCTTGCTCCTGCTGGCGGCTGGCATGAATTGAAAATTCGAAGCCAGCCTCCGTAGATGTGGAGAACGGAGACTGGCTGAGCATTTATTCAACGAACGGTTGAAAAAGTATGTGTAGTACTTCTTCGTATGTGCCTGACTCAGATAGACTAGGAACCGGTGCTTGATGTGGTTTTACTCCTCCATGATATCGTAACGCCTCTTCCCCTTGGAAATGGACTTATACTCAATGGCCTCGGTGGGGCATCCACAGATGCAGGCCATACAGTGTGTGCAGTTTCCCTTCCATACAGGCCTTCCCTCCGCCATGCCGATGTTATTTAAAGGGCACCGCTTTGCGCACTTGCCGCAGGAGACGCAGGCATCCGAGACTGTAAAGCCTTTGTCCTTGATATAGAGGCGGTAATAGAGCGGATTGAACGGCCCGCTGATGAAGCGGCCTCCAAGAGAAACCGGCATCTCAGGGAACGGCTTGCCCTGGCGGATCTGACTGGCCAGCTTAGAAAAGACTGGCTTCGCCCGGGCGATTATGGATGCGCATTCGCTCTCACTGGGCGCAGCAGATAAGGCAATGTAATTTTCCGGCATTTGCGCGGACGCAAGGCCGCGGTAAATTAAACCGGTCTCTGCGCATAGCTTTGCGGCGTAGCCCCCCGCATTCCCCTGTGTGCCGCCGCCGCGGGTCAGGACAAAGTAGGCGTTTTGATTCCCCTCAAACCTGGTGGTACGAATCCACTGTTCCACCAATTTGGGTATGCGCCAGGCGTAAATCGGCGCAACAAACACCAGAGGACGTTCCGATCGGAACGTCTTTTTTTCGCCTTTCTTCAGGCAGTGGTTAATAGAAACCATTTCATCGCTAAGCTCCGCCGCTATCTGCTTTGCTGCGAGCTGGCTGTTGCCGGTGCCGCTAAAATAAAAAACCATTTAACTCCCTCCCTTTCAATCTTTCATGATGTAATATCTACGGTTTCCCCTGGAGGTGGATTTGTACTCAATGGCCTCTGCGGGACACCCTCCGATACAAGCCATGCAGTGAGTACAATTTCCGTTCCAAACGGGCTTTTTATCCACCAGGCGGATATTGTTCAGCGGACACCGTTTTACACATTTGCCACAGGCGGTGCAGGCGTCCGATGCGGCAAAGCCTTTATCATGGACAAAGAGCGTGTAAAACAGCCCATTGACTGGCCCGCTTACTATCTTATCTTTAAAAGTGACTGGAATCTCCGGAAACGGTTCTCCCTTTTTAATCAGCGCGGCCAGTAATGCTGAGCGTTCTGCGGCCTTTTTAAGAATCCCCTTACATTCTGTCTCGTCCGGCGTGTTGGATAAAGCCACATAGTTATTGGGCATGATGAGCAGCGCCAAACCACAAAAGCACAGTCCCTTTTCCGCGCAAAGCTTTTTCGCATAGGCAGCGGCATTTCCCACGCTTCCGGCGCAGGTCAGGATAAAATAAGCATTTGAATTCCCCTCGAATTTTGTCTCACGAATCCATCGCTCCACAACCTTTGGCATCTGCCAGGAATAGGTAGGCGCCACAAATACCAGTGGATTCTCCGATTGAAACGTATCTTTTTCACTCTTTTTGAGATACTTGTTCATAGTGACAATTTCATCTCCAAGGAGCTCACTCATTTGTATTGCCGTCCTTTGGCTGTTTCCGGTACCGCTGAAATAGAAAATCATATCCATATTCTCCTTTATTTTTGGTCAATTCCACTGACCATCTGCGCCAAATATTCTTTTGCCTGTGTCTTGGAACACGCTTCGTTATCGAGGTATTTCCACTCCAGGATAAGCAGGATCACCTGGCTGTAAAGGTTTGCAGCCATTTTCTGCGGCACCTTGAAGCGATGGGAATCCGAATTGTCCTGAAAGGCCGCAGACATATTGGACAGCAGATAAAACCTTATTTGATTGATGAGGTATAAATTGGGAGGGTTATTCTTTAGGATCGCCTGCACGATTTCTATGTTCTCATCTAAAAAATCAAAGCAGTTCTCCATCAGTGTATCCATCCGCTGCACACAGGTTCCTCCGTCCTGATAGCCGCTGTCCAGCCGGTCGCGGATGGTCATGAAGCAATACTCCATAAGGTCGTATTTGTCATCAAAGTAATTGTAGAAAGTAGCGCGGGGCAGCATAGCCATCTCACACAACTCTCCAACGGTAATCTCCTCAAAAGATTTTTTGCAGAGCAGAGACTGCATTGCGTTCTGGAGGGAAAGCAGGGTGCGGCTGGCTCCAATGGTCATCTTTTTTGATAAGTCATATTTCATATTTTGTCTCTCCTTTGACAATTTTTTACTTTTGTCTAAATATATACAACCGATTCATTTTGTCACTTGTCTTTTTACAAAAGCTATTATAGACTAAAAACAAAATTTAGACAAGTGAAAAAATAAAGACTTATGAATAATTTATTTAAAATGAATTCAGACCTAATAATTGTGAGGTGTTATGATGAGTTACGAGAAATTACTGCACAGGCAGATCACTCATGTTGAGCGCAGGCTGAAAGGCTGGATGAAGCCTCGCTCCAAAGCAGCAGGCATTACCGGCCTGCCCGGAAAGGCCTATGAGCTGGTGGAGCCTTATGGGATCGTGCTGATCATATCGCCGTGGAACTACCCGCTTTCACTGACTATGCAGCCGCTCATCGGGGCGATAGCGGCTGGGAAATCATATCCCGCGCCTTTCCGGAGAAATATATTGCCACGGCACTGGGAGGGAAAAGCCCCTGCATTGTCACCGCCGATTCCGATGTTCGGGAGACTGCCAAAAATATTGCATATGGCAAGATTATGAACAGCGGGCAGGCGTGCATTGCTCCGGACTACGCGCTGGTGGATGAGAAGGTGAAGGATCAGTTTTGCGGGGAGTTTGCAGTGCAGTGTCGGAAGATAGCAGGAGACCCGCTCACAAATTCCAAGTATCCGCGCATTATCAGCAGGCGGCATTTTGAACGTCTGCTGGGGCTTATGGATGGCGTGACAATCTTAAGCGGCGGGCGTTCCGATCCATCGGCGCTTAAGATAGAACCTACCGTCCTTGTGGACGTGGGATTGGCCTTTGGCGGGGTTGGTCAGAGCGGTATGGGAGCTTATCACGGCATCCACTAAAAGAATAGAAATGAGGTACAGAATATGGATTATCCTAAATTGTTTTCCCCTATGAATATTGGCTCAGTTCAAATTAAAAACCGCCTGGTTATGACCGCCATGTGCGTTGGACTCGCCAGACATGACGGAGCGGTCAGCAACGCTCTTGCCGCTTATTATGAGGAGCGTGCAGCCGGAGGTACGGGGCTCATCATTACAGAATGCAGCCGCGTGAACGAGACGGACGCCGTCGCCTACCCCAGCATGCTGTCCATGTCCCACGACCGGTATATCGAGCCGCTTCGCAAGGCTGTGGAGCGTGTTCACGCCCACGGTGCCAGGATGTTTGTACAGCTTTATCATCCCGGACGGCAGAATGTGGCCCTCTTTCCCACCGTGTGGCAGTTTAATGAGCGCATGGCGCGGGTATTCCCGTCTTATTGGGATTTATATTTCAAGGTGGCCGGAAAGTTTGACGCTTCTGCGATAGACGATCCTAAGACCGCGAAGCGCATGAAGAAGTACATGAAGCCCCTCCTGGCCCCCAGCGCCGTTCCCTGCGGACTAGCGGACAATCCCATCCGCAATCAGAAAACAGTTCCCATGACCATTTTGCAGATTAAAACGCTGATCGGTCAATTCAGAGCGGCAGCGGGACGGGCGAAGAAGGCCGGAGCCGACGGGGTGGAGCTTCACGCCACCCACGGCTATCTGATCCAGCAGTTTTTAAGCTCTTACACCAACCGCCGCGAGGATGAATACGGCGGCTCTCTGGAAAACAGGATGCGGCTTTTGAAGGAAATCATCGGGGGCATCCGTGAGGAATGTGGCTCTGATTTCCCCATCAGCGTGCGTCTTTCTGTGGAGGAGTTCTACGATATGATTGGCTATCCCGGACAGGGAATCCTCTTGGACGAGGGTGTGGAGATGGCTAAAATGCTGGAGAGCTTCGGCGTTGATGTGCTCAATGTCAGCAGCGGCAGCTATGATACGGCGCAGACCTCCTGCGAACCCATAAGCTTCCCTCCCGGCTGGAGGAAGTATCTGGCGAAAGCAGTCAAGGATCAGGTCAAAATACCTGTCATTGCAGCCAATTTGATTCGAACGCCGGAGCAGGCGGAGGAGCAGCTGGCAGAGGGGACGCAGGACTTTATTGCTATGGGGCGTTCCTATCTGTCCGATCCGGAGTGGGCGAAAAAAGCAATGGAGGGGAGGAGTGATGACATTAACCGCTGTATCTGCTGCCTGCGCTGCATGGAGGCTTTTCAGGAGAACATTATGAATGGCAGGCCGGTGGAGTGCGCGGTCAATCCCCGTGCCTGCCGGGAGAGCATTTACTCCCATACTTTGCCCAGAGACGGGGGACAGCGGCCGGTGGTTGTCGTGGGCGCCGGGCCGGCTGGGCTGACAGCGGCCAGGGAGCTGGCGGCGCGGGACTTTAAGGTGACTGTGCTGGAGCAGGGTTCTGCCCCGGGTGGACAGTTGATTCTTGCGAAGGCCCCTCCGCTCAAGGAGAAAATCGGCTGGCTGATTGAGTATCTGACGCGTCAGGCTATCCGGCAAGGCGCGGACATTCAGTACAATATAAATGCTGACAGGGAGATCATTGAAAGCTTTCATCCATATGCCGTGTTCCTCGCCACCGGCGGAGAGGCGGCTGCCCCGAAAATCCCCGGCTCCGAATCGGACGCAGTGATGACAGTGACGCCAATCCTGACAGGAGAAAGGAAGTACTCCGGCAGGGATATTGCAGTGGTAGGCTCCGGTATGACTGGGCTTGAAACAGCGGAGCTTCTGGTGAACCAGGGGAATACCGTCACCATAATCGAGATGGCGGAAAAAATTGCCCCCGGCGCTTATCCGGTCAATGCCTCTGATGTCATTGAACGGCTGAAAAAGGGCGGGGTGCGGTTTCTGCCCGGCAGAAAGCTTGAGCGTATAGGCTGCGGAATGCTCTATCTGACCCGTAAGGACGGTGTGTCGGAGGAGATCCGCACCGATGTGACTGTACTGGCGATAGGCGTGCGCAGCAACAACGCATTGGAAAAAGAGTGCGACGGACATTTTCCGCGGCTCTATCCCATCGGCGATGCGGTGAAGCCC
The Ruminococcus gauvreauii genome window above contains:
- a CDS encoding aldehyde dehydrogenase family protein — protein: MVTADSDVRETAKNIAYGKIMNSGQACIAPDYALVDEKVKDQFCGEFAVQCRKIAGDPLTNSKYPRIISRRHFERLLGLMDGVTILSGGRSDPSALKIEPTVLVDVGLAFGGVGQSGMGAYHGIH
- a CDS encoding NAD(P)/FAD-dependent oxidoreductase translates to MDYPKLFSPMNIGSVQIKNRLVMTAMCVGLARHDGAVSNALAAYYEERAAGGTGLIITECSRVNETDAVAYPSMLSMSHDRYIEPLRKAVERVHAHGARMFVQLYHPGRQNVALFPTVWQFNERMARVFPSYWDLYFKVAGKFDASAIDDPKTAKRMKKYMKPLLAPSAVPCGLADNPIRNQKTVPMTILQIKTLIGQFRAAAGRAKKAGADGVELHATHGYLIQQFLSSYTNRREDEYGGSLENRMRLLKEIIGGIREECGSDFPISVRLSVEEFYDMIGYPGQGILLDEGVEMAKMLESFGVDVLNVSSGSYDTAQTSCEPISFPPGWRKYLAKAVKDQVKIPVIAANLIRTPEQAEEQLAEGTQDFIAMGRSYLSDPEWAKKAMEGRSDDINRCICCLRCMEAFQENIMNGRPVECAVNPRACRESIYSHTLPRDGGQRPVVVVGAGPAGLTAARELAARDFKVTVLEQGSAPGGQLILAKAPPLKEKIGWLIEYLTRQAIRQGADIQYNINADREIIESFHPYAVFLATGGEAAAPKIPGSESDAVMTVTPILTGERKYSGRDIAVVGSGMTGLETAELLVNQGNTVTIIEMAEKIAPGAYPVNASDVIERLKKGGVRFLPGRKLERIGCGMLYLTRKDGVSEEIRTDVTVLAIGVRSNNALEKECDGHFPRLYPIGDAVKPGRISNATGSAFLLARGLQ
- a CDS encoding aldehyde dehydrogenase family protein, whose protein sequence is MMSYEKLLHRQITHVERRLKGWMKPRSKAAGITGLPGKAYELVEPYGIVLIISPWNYPLSLTMQPLIGAIAAGKSYPAPFRRNILPRHWEGKAPALSPPIPMFGRLPKILHMARL